The Palaemon carinicauda isolate YSFRI2023 chromosome 24, ASM3689809v2, whole genome shotgun sequence nucleotide sequence ttttgtgtgtgtgtatcataataaTTTTCCCGAAGAATTCAACTTTTGACATGGGTAGAAAAAATTTTTATTCTAGAATCATGCGCCAGCCATGCTAATAAGAAATACGAACTTTTAATAGTTGCCAAAAAATTCTTTCAGGTTATCAAATAGGAAATCATCATTCTAAAGTCATACGAATAAATGTCTTTTTTATCACATCTTGCTTGCTAGAACTTAGAAGGAGGAGGCAAGGTGTAGATTATTGTTTATATTGTCTTACATGTATGCACCCTTTACGTTTCATAAGCTTTATATGTTACAAACACATGCGCATGAGTTgcactgtcagcactccgtgcatgcgaTTAGTCGGTCTTCTTGCATCTCCTGGCTCGAGCTATTTGCCTTGTAGAGCACCACTGTACATTACCCCTTTGCTATGTGGAATAATCGTAATCCATGACTTgggattttatttcttcatctCTGCAATCATCAGACTTCATCTAAAACACCTCATCACATATCACCATCCACTATGAAGAGACCTAAGCAATATCatgaatatcatgaaattattaaaataaaagaaggaaatatgTTCAATAACCAGAAGAAAAAATGTTATGTATCAAAGTAACTTTATAGGCTTGGTTTGGATCACCGAATAATTATTAACTCAAAGAAATAAAATACtccaaaagaattgaaaaaaaaaaaaaatgccaaagctGTAACAACACGTAATAGTTATACATTATTTTTGACAAGGATTATTTCCGTTGTGATATAAGATTGAAAGCAACAGAAGAACCTTAAATGAATGTAAAGTAATAGTAAGCAGGCAACTTTTCTCAAATAATGATGAACGAGTAGGAGTCATAACACATTTAAGACTAATCGTTTCACTGATATATCATTGACAATAAAGGAGCGTTTACAAAACTTCTCTCATGACTCCATTGAAGCCTGTTTTCCTGGACATCGCACAGTATGCGTAATTAAAAACACATATAGTATAAAGGTTCTCTTTATTGTACTAAAAAAGTAGCTTAATCCTAATGTACTTACATATGAAGAGATGAAACGCGAATAGTCTCaacttaataaattaaaaaaattacaattatcaaAGTTTAAGTCATACGAAGATCAAAATTAACTTGTAACTTGCTTTTTCAGTTCACAACCTTCACGGCCTTCTTGAGTTTAGCCTCGTTTTCACTGGCTTCAATCTCCTGCCTCAGCTGTAAGTTTGTCTCTTCATAAATGGAAGCTGCATTGGCGCAGGGGAAGGCTTCATCCCGATGACCGCATAACATCAGCTGCTGGTCGAAGATCGTGTCTTGACCACACATAAATGTATAATGTGGTATTTCCACCACCTGCAAGCGAAAATAAGGACCGCTTAATTTCATAGAGTGTGAAAggtatggaatatatttttttgttttatgtcaaATGGATATTAGCATATCAAAAGTGTATGTGTTTATCATCATTTGATAAATTATTTCCAACCCTTGTGCATATTCTTGCTCCGTCTCCTTTTATAATCACTCGATCAATCAACCTAATCTCGTTTAAAATATGTGTAATTAATTTCACATTACTTTCGCCATATATCGGACGTGAACCTCATATAGGATTccctaaatataaatacacacgaaGCTTAACAACTGAAAAGTGGGAACACGGAAAAAGACAAAATGAACTGGTTTTATCCTCCCTCATGAAATTTTGATGAAACGTAGGTGTTCTGTTATTTTATTAGCTAATGAACACCTTGAAATTAGACCCTTTTGTTTACGAGGGAACGACATTACGGCGTTTTCATAGAAGGTTCCTCTGAAGGATTAAATAGAGGAACAGAATTGTGAATTAAGCGAATGTCATTGTTATTCTTAGTACGAATGAATTTCTCGGTAGGAAACCATATGCTTTCATAATTAAGCAAtagaaatattcattataatgaggGTAACTGCTATTGAGGAACCATATCCATTACAGGATTTCATTTGAAGCTATGGTTTTTAGCTATGATACAGAAAGTCTACAGTTGTGATATTGTAtgctaatatatgtatacatacatacatacatacatacatacatatatatatatatatatatatatatatatatatatatatatatatatatatatatatatatatatatatatatatatatatatatatatatatatatatatatatatatatatatatatatatatgatggtatgtatccatacacacacacacacacacacacacacacacatatatatatatatatatatatatatatatatatatatatatatatatatatatatatatatatatatcatcatcatcatcatcatcatcctaatcatcaacatctcctacaaCTATTAACTTCACCATCCATCTTCTTCTACTTCATGCctcatagtccttaaccatgtaggtctgggtcttcaaactcttcttgtGTCTTATTGAGCCCAGATGCAAGTTTTGTGAATTAACCTCTCTTggagagttcgaagagcatgcccgaaccatctccatttacccctcattatAATCTATCCTATAGTTCCATTTTAAATCTGTTCTGCcaattaactcacaatattcttctgaggtctttttctcaaatctacaatatctgttggatgtTATTTAATTGTCATACCACAATTCACGTGGTTATAGTAATACTGATCTCAATAAACTAGTATGTAGCCTGACTTTTATAGGTAATTTAAggatatttgatttccaaatttgacttaacctagccattgtctgatttgcaggTTTCAATCTttcaagaaaatttaaattctgatcctgtattaaagatcatagttcttaaaaatttaaatgattccacctcattaattctttctgcttccaataatatttcatctttccttgcatattctgttctcatcacctctgtcttttttctttttatcttgagctcaacctcatgtgatttataatgcattctggtaagcaagctttgtaagttctGTGGTGATCTGTTAATGcggacagcgtcatcatcatatTCTAGGTCAACtaacttcctgttaccaatccagtccaatcattctacATCCCCAAATGTTCTATACGTTGCCAAATCCACGAAGAggataacaacataggtgacaacataatCCTTTGGAATACTCCTCTGTGCTCTGAAAATACATTGGAatggactccaataacattaactttgcaattgcaatGCTCATGACTAGACCATCAGACTTACACATTTAAGAAGTCCTTcttaataacgcagaactctccacaaaattgtctgaTGCACACCATTAAAAGCCTTTTCATGGtgcataaatgccatcaaaagttgatttgtaTCTTCTAAACATTGTTGGTTCACATAGTTTCAAGTGAAACGTTGGCGGTAAATGTTTTACAATTCCTAAATCCTGGTTATTGTCTCTTAGCTTTACATCAATCATTTCTAGTGCCTTTGaaatgtgcataatatatatattaattatcaaaGAGTTAATAGTGATGCttatataattattgaaatcagtcatatataacttttttgacattttcacaaacacacacacacacaaacacacacacacacacacacacacacacacatatatatacatacatatatatatatatatatatatatatatatatatatatatatatatatatatatacatatgtatatacttatatatatttatatatgtgtatgtatattatatatatatatatatatatatatatatatatatatatatatatatatatatatatatatatatatatatatatatatacatatgtacagtatatatatatatatacatatatatgatgtatatatatatatatatatatatatatatatatatatatatgtatatatatatatatatatatatatatatatatatatatacatatgtacagtatatatatatatatatatatatatatatatatatatatatatatatatatatatatatatatatatatatatatatatatatatatatatatatatatatatacaaacatatatatatacatatatatatatatatatatatatatatatatatatatatatatatatatatatatatatatatatatatatatatatatatatatatatatatttgtgtgtgtgtgtatattatatatatatatatatatatatatatatatatatatatatatatatatatatatatacatatgtacagtatatatatatatatatatatatatatatatatatatatatatatatatatatataaacatatatatatacatatatatatatatatatatatatatatatatatatacatatatatatatatatatatatatatatatatatatgtatatacaaatatatatatatatatatatatatatatatatatatatatatatatatatatatatatatatatatatatatatatatatatatgtgtgtgtgtgtgtgtctgtgcctgtgtgtaaatatatatatatatatatatatatatatatatatatatatatatatatatatatatatatacatatatgtacagaacTAGCTATTACCAGTCTACTGCAGAACGCAAGCCTCAGTAGACACGTATTTgcacttgcgtgtgtttatggtttATCTGTAACAGTCCACATTATCAAATTTTCTGGGAtagtcaattcattgtcttctctccaatcccctgcttcttttagaaTCTTTAGGAACTTATCCTATTACTGTTAATGTttatctattgtctgtcaatctcattatatatcctgcccaggTCAATTTGTTATTCTTACaagttttgagaatatatatatatatatatatatatatatatatatatatatatatatatatatatatacatatatatatatatatatatatatatatatatatatatatatatatatatatatatatatatatctgtccaaatatacacatacacacacacacacacatatatatatatatatatatatatatatatatatatatatatatatatatatatatatatatttatatatatatatatatatgtataaataaatatatatatatatatatatatatatatatatatatatatatatatatatatatatctgtccaaatattcatacacacacatatatatatatatatatatatatatatatatatatatatatatatatatttatatatatatatatatatatatatatatatatatatatatatataatcattatcatcatcacaatcagctgttactagtcaacTGTACCAGTCTACTCACGCAAACCTTCATAGTTCGTCTATGAATCGTATTCTCTTGAGTCTCCTGCTCCATTTagaatgtctagggacccattctggtccATCTATAGTCTCTCCTCCTCCTTATATGTactatccatgtccatttctctttttttacgttggtagaatatattctactttagtgtgctctcgtatccatgttactctttttttttttctgtctcctagtgttattcccaccattattatttccataggttTTTGAGTTGGtactagtttatttatattttaaggctttagtaagattaCAAGCTTctcatacataagttaatactggtcagACAttctcatttatctttttttagagATAAATTGGCATTTCATATTCCATAATCCCATTTTGTTACCCAAATGCTCTCTATTCCATGCTAATCCTTCTCTACATTGCGATTTCATGTCTTGGGGACACCATTAGTGTATGTTCCAACTATCTGTATTCATTAACAACTTCTAGAGGTTAgtctataactgttatttgttatctttctgcattttcattgaaaattatctctaattttaaacaaaattaattttcagtcctacatttcagttATCTCTATTCAAATGTATCATCTTCGGCTATTCCAgccatgattcaataaacagaactatgtcttctggaaattatacatacacattttttttttatttataaaaagtatatatatgcaatcataaaTGAAGTTCAAGGCCCGATACAGTTTCAGAAAATCTCTAATCAAAACTTCAATCTACACTCCCAAATGCAAAAACATACACATAGATATTCGTACTCTAACATTACTTTTTTTGAAGACTGGGTCGGTTaacataatattaattattttcctaGAAAAGCGAACATAGATAAGAAGACCACGTTTTGCTTTTGCTAcccatgaagaaaatatatatgtattgatgaCAACTTTAGGAAAAATTTATCACTTTCGTTGTAGGAGGTGAATGTTTTAAACCCTGAGTATTGGATTTAAAAATAGTAATCTAATTGGGAAATAACACTTAAACTTACAAAGACAAAACCAAAATTGCTTGGATAACATTACTTAAAGCCACTAAGAGCCTCCATATAGGGAAATCAAGAAAAATAACGAGTGATCAAAATGTGTAAAAGAGTAGGAATATTCCGTACCGTTCCCGTTTCATCCTCCA carries:
- the LOC137617830 gene encoding uncharacterized protein isoform X2: MMMGRTLLVFSTMMAMAYGRMGGFIAGGFRINPGFSCEERLYGFYADVDNDCRAYHVCEPVEDETGTVVEIPHYTFMCGQDTIFDQQLMLCGHRDEAFPCANAASIYEETNLQLRQEIEASENEAKLKKAVKVVN